The Cetobacterium somerae sequence ATGATATAGGAACAACAGTGGGAGTTGGATTAAGAGTTAATACACCAGTAGGACCTTTAAGATTTGACTTTGGATGGCCAGTAGGAAATTCAGAAGAGAGTGGAATGAAATTCTACTTTAATATGGGACAATCATTCTAATAAATATATATATGGAGGATTTACAATGAAGAAAATAGCAATAATAGCAATGTTAGCAGCAGTATCTACATCTGCTTTCGCATTAAAAGTAGGATATGTAAATAGTCAAGAGTTGTTTGCAAAATATTCACAAACAAAAGTTATTAGAGATAATTTAACTAAGGAAAAGCAAACTTTAGAGACTACATTACAAAAGAAAGAGATTGAATTACAAAAACTTCAAGTTGAATTACAAGGAAAAGGGAAAGATGTAACTGAAGCTGAAAAAAAGGCTTTTGAAGAAAAAGTTACAGCATTTCAAAAGTTAGTAAGAGAGTCTCAAGCTAAACTTTCAAATGAAGAAGCAAAAAAAATGCAAGAGATAGATAGATTAATAAATATCTCTATTCAAAACGTAGCAAGATCAGATAAGTATGACTACGTTCTTGAGCAAGGTGCAATTAAATTTGGAGGAGAAAATATAACTCCAAAAGTGTTAAATGTTATGGAAAAAAGTAAAAAAGTAAACTAATAAAAAATAGAGAGGGATAAAATGACTTATAAAATAGATGAGTTAATAACCCTTCTTGAATGTGAGGTAAAGGGAGATGCCAAGGTAAACATTACAGGGTTATCTCCCTTTTTTCAAGCTGAAGAAGGAGAAGTAACTTTTGCATCAGATGAAAAATTTTTAAAAAAATTAGATGAAACTAAAGCAAGTGTTGTAATTGTTCCATTTGGAATGGTATTACCAGAAAATGGGAAGACATATTTACTAGTAAAGGATAATCCAAGAGTTTTAATGCCTAAGTTATTAGCATTTTTTAAAAGAAAGCTGAAAAAAATGGAAAAATTAGTTGAAGAATCAGCTATAATAGGTGAAGGAACAACTGTTGGAATAAATGCTTATATTGGGCATGACGTGAAACTTGGAAAAAATGTAATGATTTATCCAAATGTAACAATATGCGAAGGGGTTGAAATAGGGGATAATACAATAATTTATCCAAATGTAACAATAAGAGAGTTTTGTAAAATTGGAAAAGAGTGTGTTATTCAACCAGGAGCAGTAATTGGATCAGATGGATTTGGTTTTGTAAAGGTAAATGGAAATAATACAAAAATAGATCAAATAGGATCTGTAATTCTTGAAGATTTTGTTGAAATAGGTGCCAATACAACAATTGATAGAGGAACGATTGGAAATACAGTAATTAAAAAATATACAAAAATAGATAATCTAGTTCAAATTGCTCATAATGATATAATTGGTCAAAACTGTTTAATCATATCTCAAGTAGGAATAGCTGGAAGCACTGAGGTAGGAGATAATACAACTTTAGGTGGACAAGTTGGAGTTGCAGGACATATTAAGATTGGTAGCAACGTAATGGTTGGAGCAAAATCTGGTATTATAGGAAATGTTGATGATAATCAGGTTCTTGCAGGACATCCATTGATGAATCTAAAAGATGACTTAAAAGTAAAAGCTGCTCAAAAGAAATTACCAGAACTATTCAAAAGAGTAAAAGAGCTGGAAAAGAAACTTTAAAAATAATAAAATAAAGAAAAATCTAAAGAGGTTAAATCAACTTTAGATTTTTTATTTTTTTGAAGAAAGGTATTTAATTTAAAGGTGTAACATGATACAATATATTAAAATAAAAAAAATGAGGTAGTTTAATGAAAAAGAGAATAACTTTTGATAAGTATGGTGAAATGAGATTTATATCCCATTTGGATATGCTTAGATTTGCAGATAGATTATTAAAGAAAGCTCATATACCTATGAAATATACTCAAGGATTTCATCCAAGACCAAAGATATCCTTAGGAAATCCAGTATCTTTAGGAACAGAAGCTTTTAATGAATTAATGGATATAGAGTTATCAGAAATGATGACAAATGAAGAGGTAATGGAAAGAATGAATTCTGCAGCAGTTCCAGGGTTTAAAGTAACTAAAGTAGAAACAATAGAAGATAAAAGAAGTATTGTAGATGTATATACAAATGCTATATTTGAAATAACAGGTTCTAAAAGTGATATAGATACTTTAGAAACTCTATTTAATCAAGAGGAAATAATTGAGAGAAAAGAGAAAAAAGGAAAGATATCAGAGAGAAACTTAGGAGAAAGAGTTAAAGATTTTTCAAGAGTAGATGACACAATAAACTTGGAATTGGTTAATACTTCACCAAACTCTTTTTTAATTTTAGCAGGAGTAGATATAAAGGACGTACATATAATAAAAAAAGGTTATAAAATCTAAAACATATAATTAATTATAAAGGAGAAAAGCTATGCTAGATTTAAGATTTATTCGTGAAAACATTGATATGTTACAAGAAATGCTTGTAAACAGAGGAAGCAATATTGATCTTCAAGAGTTTGTAAAATTAGATACAGAGAGAAGAGAGATTTTATCCAAAGTTGAAATGCTAAAAAATAAAAGAAATACAGAGTCTGCAGAAGTAGCTAGAAGAAAAAAAGCAGGAGAGGACGCTTCTGAAATTATAGCTGAGATGGGAAAAGTTTCTGCTGAAATAAAAGAGTTAGATGCAAAACTTGCAGAAGTAGAAGAGAAAGTAACATATTTCCAAATGACATTTCCAAATATGTATCATTCAAGTACTCCTATCGGAAAAGATGAAGAGGATAATGTTGAAATAAGAAGATGGGGAACACCAAGAGAGTTTACTTTCCAACCAAAAGAGCACTGGGAAATAGGAGAAAATCTTGAAATTTTAGACTTTGAAAGAGGAGCAAAATTAGGAGGTTCAAGATTTGTAGTATATAGAGGAGCAGCAGCAAGATTAGAGAGAGCTTTAATTAGCTTTATGCTAGATACTCATACAACAGAGCATGGATATACAGAGCATCTAACACCGTTTATTGTAAAAAGAGATATCTGTGAAGGAACAGGACAACTACCAAAATTTGAAGAGGATATGTATAAGACAACTGATGATATGTTCTTAATTTCAACATCAGAGATAACATTAACAAATATACATAGACAAGAGATATTAAATGAAAGTGATTTACCTAAGTATTATACAGCTTACTCACCTTGTTTCAGAAGAGAAGCGGGTTCTTATGGAAGAGATATGAAAGGATTAATAAGATTACATCAATTTAATAAAGTTGAAATGGTAAAGTTAGCAACACCTGAAACATCATATGATGAGCTAGAGAAAATGGTTGCTAATGCAGAAACAATATTACAAAGATTAGGATTACCATATAGAGTTATTCAATTATGTTCTGGAGATATGGGATTTGGAGCAGCTAAAACTTATGATTTAGAGGTATGGTTACCAGGTCAAAATAAATTTAGAGAAATTTCATCTTGTTCTAACTGTGGAGATTTCCAAGCTAGAAGAATGGGATTAAAATATAGACCAGAAGGAAATTCGAAAAGTGAATTCTGTCATACATTAAATGGATCAGGATTAGCAGTAGGTAGAACTCTAGTAGCAATTATGGAAAATTACCAACAAGAGGATGGATCATTCTTAATACCAGAAGTTTTAGTACCATATATGGGTGGTATGACTGTTGTTAAAAAGTAGTCTTTTAATTTTATTTGTTTTGAATCTATTTGTTAAAAATATGACGGTATTGGGAGTTCTTCTTTTCATTGGAGTTGTATTGAATATTATATTTAATAAAGAACTTTTAAAACATTTAAAGAAATTAAAATTTCTTATATTTATATATTTAACTACGTTTTTGGCTCAGATATATTATCATCAAGAGGGAGAGGTTCTATTTAAAATTTACAGTATATATGTTACAAAGGGTGGAATCTTAAATTTTGCTTCAAGCTTTTTAAGGATTATAAATTTAATTCTTTTATCTTGGTTAGTAAATACTCAAAATATATTACCAAAAAGTCTATCTTCATATCAAAGGGTAATAGAGGATGTAATAGAGCTAATACCTGAAGTTTTTAAGATATTTAAAAGTAAAAGAAAGATAAAGTGGTTTTTTAGATATATTTTAAGTCAAATAAAGATAAAAAACTAATAGTTTCAAAAATTGATTTTAGTGTAAAAATTTGTTATATTAATAGATGAATAAAATATTAGGAGGAAAATTATGTCATATAATTACAAAGATTTAGGATTATCTAATACTAGAGAAATGTTCGCAAAAGCTAACAAAGAGCACTATGCTGTTCCAGCATTTAACTTCAATAATATGGAGCAAATGCTTGCAATCGTTGAAGCTTGTGCTGAGATGGGATCACCAGTTATATTACAATGTTCAACAGGAGCATTAAAGTATATGACAAAAGAGGTTACTCCACTTTTAGCTAAGGCAGCTGTAGATAGAGCAAGAGCTATGGGATCAGATATTCCAGTAGCACTTCACTTAGATCACGGACCAAGCTTAGATGCAGTAAAATCATGTATAGATGCAGGATTCTCATCAGTAATGATCGATGGATCTCACTATTCATTTGACGAGAATATAGCAATTACAAAAGAAGTTGTTGAATATGCAAAGAAATTTGATGTTACAGTAGAAGCTGAATTAGGAGTTCTTGCTGGAGTAGAAGATGACGTTGTTGCTGAGCACAGCATATTTACTAATCCTGATGAGGTTGAAGAGTTTGTATCAAGAACTGGAGTAGATTCATTAGCTATAGCTATTGGAACTTCACATGGAGCTCACAAATTCAAACCTGGAACAAATCCAAAGTTAGAGTTAGAAATATTAGCTGAAATCGAAAGAAGAATCCCAGGATTCCCAATCGTATTACACGGATCATCAGCAGTACCTCAAAAATATGTTGAAGAAATCAAAAAATATGGTGGAGTATTAAAAGACGCTATTGGAATCCCTAACACTGAGTTAATGGGAGCAGCAAAATCAGGTGTTGCAAAAATAAACGTAGACACAGATGGAAGACTTGCATTTACAGCAGGAGTAAGAAGAGTATTTGCTGAGCAACCTGGAGAGTTCGATCCAAGAAAATATTTAGGTGTTGCAAAAGAAGAGATGAAATCATACTATAAAGAAAAAATTAAAGAAGTTTTCGGATCAGAGAACGCTTACAAAGCAGCAAAATAATTAAACAATTAAAACCTGTAGATTATGTCTACAGGTTTTTTTATTTAAAAATTTAAATTGTTCTAGCTATTGATTTTTTTAAAAAAATATAGTAATAAAATAGAATAAATTCTTTGGGAAAAATTAAAATGAAAAATAGGAGGTAAAAATGGCTTGTGATAATAAATTAAAAAAAGAGATGTTTGAAGAATTAAAGAAGTATATAAGTGAGATTGAAGAAAAAAATGGAGCATTAATCTCTGTACTTCATAAAGGACAAGAGATTTTTGGATATTTACCACAAGAAGTACAGGAGTTTATAGCAAAAGAGATGAATATTCCAATTGCTAAAGTGTATGGAGTGGTAAGTTTTTATCATTTCTTCTCAATGAAACCAAAAGGAAAGCATCCGATATCAGTTTGTATGGGTACAGCTTGTTATGTTAGAGGGGCTGAAAAAGTTTTAAATAGTGTAAAAAATTACTTAGGAATTGATGTAGGAGAAACAACAGAGGATGGATTGTTTTCTATAGATGCATTAAGATGTGTTGGAGCGTGTGGACTAGCTCCAGTAGTTTTAATAGGAAAAGATGTTTATGGAAAAGAAGAGGTTAAAGATATGAAAAAAATCTTAGAAAAATATAGGAAAGAGGCATCAAAATAGAGGATCGATATTACATTAAAAGTATTTTAGGAGGCTAATTATGAAAGAAAAAAAGAAAATACTTGTTTGTGGTGGTACTGGTTGTTTATCTGCAAAAGGAGAACAGATTGTAGAAAATTTAAGAAATTCAATTAAAGAGCATGGATTAAAAAATGATGTTGAAGTTATACAAACAGGTTGTTTTGGATTTTGTGAAAAAGGACCTATAGTAAAAATAATGCCAGAAAATACATTTTATATTGAAGTAAAGCCAGAAGATGCAGAAAGAATAGTAGTAGAGGACATAATTAGTGAGAAAAGAATAGTAGAGCTACTTTATATAGACCCTAAAAATGGTGAAAGAGTTTTTGAAGGGGAAAATATGGAGTTTTATAAAAAACAGATAAGAATTGCTCTTAAAAATTGTGGAAGTATAGATCCGGAGTCAATTGAACAATATATGGCAGCTGAAGGTTACGCAGCTTTAAAAAAAATATTAACAACAATGACCCCTGAAAGTGTTGTAAAAGTAATTAAAGATTCAGGTTTAAGAGGAAGAGGGGGAGGAGGATACTCAACAGGTTTGAAATGGGAATTTGCCTCTAAAAATATATCAGATCAAAAATATGTAGTGTGTAATGCTGACGAAGGAGATCCAGGTGCTTTTATGGACAGATCTATTTTAGAGGGAGATCCACATAGTGTTATTGAGGGCATGATTATTGCGGGATATGCGATCGGAGCTACAAAGGGATTAGTTTACATTAGAGCTGAATATCCATTAGCAATAGAAAGATTGAGAAAGGCGATTGAAACAGCTAGAAAGAATGGAATATTAGGAGAGAAAATATTTGGAACAGATTTCCAATTTGATATTGAAATAAAATATGGTGCTGGAGCATTTGTATGTGGAGAGGAAACAGCATTAATACACTCTATGGAAGGTGGAAGAGGAGAACCAACAACAAAGCCACCATATCCAGCTGAATCAGGATATTGGGGAAAACCAACAATAGTAAATAATGTTGAGACTTTAGCTAATATTGCTCAAATAATTTTAAAAGGTGTAGAATGGTTTAGAAGTATTGGAACAAAAAATTCTCCTGGAACAAAAGTTTTTGCTTTAGCTGGAAAGATAAATAATGTTGGACTAGTTGAAGTCCCTATGGGAACAACTTTAAGAGAAGTTATTTTTGAAATCGGTGGTGGAATAAAGAATAATAAAAAATTTAAAGCTGTTCAGACAGGAGGTCCATCAGGTGGGTGTTTAACTGAAAAAGATTTAGATACACCAATAGATTTTGATACTCTTTTAGCTAAAGGGTCTATGATGGGATCAGGTGGAATGATAGTAATGGATGAAGATGACTGTATGGTTGCAGTATCTAAATTTTATTTAGAATTCACTGTTGATGAA is a genomic window containing:
- a CDS encoding OmpH family outer membrane protein, which gives rise to MKKIAIIAMLAAVSTSAFALKVGYVNSQELFAKYSQTKVIRDNLTKEKQTLETTLQKKEIELQKLQVELQGKGKDVTEAEKKAFEEKVTAFQKLVRESQAKLSNEEAKKMQEIDRLINISIQNVARSDKYDYVLEQGAIKFGGENITPKVLNVMEKSKKVN
- the lpxD gene encoding UDP-3-O-(3-hydroxymyristoyl)glucosamine N-acyltransferase, which produces MTYKIDELITLLECEVKGDAKVNITGLSPFFQAEEGEVTFASDEKFLKKLDETKASVVIVPFGMVLPENGKTYLLVKDNPRVLMPKLLAFFKRKLKKMEKLVEESAIIGEGTTVGINAYIGHDVKLGKNVMIYPNVTICEGVEIGDNTIIYPNVTIREFCKIGKECVIQPGAVIGSDGFGFVKVNGNNTKIDQIGSVILEDFVEIGANTTIDRGTIGNTVIKKYTKIDNLVQIAHNDIIGQNCLIISQVGIAGSTEVGDNTTLGGQVGVAGHIKIGSNVMVGAKSGIIGNVDDNQVLAGHPLMNLKDDLKVKAAQKKLPELFKRVKELEKKL
- a CDS encoding TIGR03936 family radical SAM-associated protein is translated as MKKRITFDKYGEMRFISHLDMLRFADRLLKKAHIPMKYTQGFHPRPKISLGNPVSLGTEAFNELMDIELSEMMTNEEVMERMNSAAVPGFKVTKVETIEDKRSIVDVYTNAIFEITGSKSDIDTLETLFNQEEIIERKEKKGKISERNLGERVKDFSRVDDTINLELVNTSPNSFLILAGVDIKDVHIIKKGYKI
- the serS gene encoding serine--tRNA ligase, coding for MLDLRFIRENIDMLQEMLVNRGSNIDLQEFVKLDTERREILSKVEMLKNKRNTESAEVARRKKAGEDASEIIAEMGKVSAEIKELDAKLAEVEEKVTYFQMTFPNMYHSSTPIGKDEEDNVEIRRWGTPREFTFQPKEHWEIGENLEILDFERGAKLGGSRFVVYRGAAARLERALISFMLDTHTTEHGYTEHLTPFIVKRDICEGTGQLPKFEEDMYKTTDDMFLISTSEITLTNIHRQEILNESDLPKYYTAYSPCFRREAGSYGRDMKGLIRLHQFNKVEMVKLATPETSYDELEKMVANAETILQRLGLPYRVIQLCSGDMGFGAAKTYDLEVWLPGQNKFREISSCSNCGDFQARRMGLKYRPEGNSKSEFCHTLNGSGLAVGRTLVAIMENYQQEDGSFLIPEVLVPYMGGMTVVKK
- the fba gene encoding class II fructose-1,6-bisphosphate aldolase; this encodes MSYNYKDLGLSNTREMFAKANKEHYAVPAFNFNNMEQMLAIVEACAEMGSPVILQCSTGALKYMTKEVTPLLAKAAVDRARAMGSDIPVALHLDHGPSLDAVKSCIDAGFSSVMIDGSHYSFDENIAITKEVVEYAKKFDVTVEAELGVLAGVEDDVVAEHSIFTNPDEVEEFVSRTGVDSLAIAIGTSHGAHKFKPGTNPKLELEILAEIERRIPGFPIVLHGSSAVPQKYVEEIKKYGGVLKDAIGIPNTELMGAAKSGVAKINVDTDGRLAFTAGVRRVFAEQPGEFDPRKYLGVAKEEMKSYYKEKIKEVFGSENAYKAAK
- a CDS encoding NADH-quinone oxidoreductase subunit NuoE family protein; translation: MACDNKLKKEMFEELKKYISEIEEKNGALISVLHKGQEIFGYLPQEVQEFIAKEMNIPIAKVYGVVSFYHFFSMKPKGKHPISVCMGTACYVRGAEKVLNSVKNYLGIDVGETTEDGLFSIDALRCVGACGLAPVVLIGKDVYGKEEVKDMKKILEKYRKEASK
- a CDS encoding NADH-quinone oxidoreductase subunit NuoF is translated as MKEKKKILVCGGTGCLSAKGEQIVENLRNSIKEHGLKNDVEVIQTGCFGFCEKGPIVKIMPENTFYIEVKPEDAERIVVEDIISEKRIVELLYIDPKNGERVFEGENMEFYKKQIRIALKNCGSIDPESIEQYMAAEGYAALKKILTTMTPESVVKVIKDSGLRGRGGGGYSTGLKWEFASKNISDQKYVVCNADEGDPGAFMDRSILEGDPHSVIEGMIIAGYAIGATKGLVYIRAEYPLAIERLRKAIETARKNGILGEKIFGTDFQFDIEIKYGAGAFVCGEETALIHSMEGGRGEPTTKPPYPAESGYWGKPTIVNNVETLANIAQIILKGVEWFRSIGTKNSPGTKVFALAGKINNVGLVEVPMGTTLREVIFEIGGGIKNNKKFKAVQTGGPSGGCLTEKDLDTPIDFDTLLAKGSMMGSGGMIVMDEDDCMVAVSKFYLEFTVDESCGKCAPCRIGNTRLWEILDRITKGEGKEEDIGLLKELSQTIKTTSLCGLGQTSPNPVLSTINQFLDEYLEHIHDKKCRAGQCQALRRYLINDKCVGCTACARVCPVACIDGKVKERHVIDQSRCIKCGACYNACKFSAIDIA